DNA from Chrysemys picta bellii isolate R12L10 chromosome 13, ASM1138683v2, whole genome shotgun sequence:
TTTGTAATGGTTGAAGGGCGAGGGGAGGTAGGAGGTAACTCTCGGATTGTTGGTAAAACTTCGTGAAAATTTCCTTGCTAAATTGCAGCTAGGGAGCGTCTCCAATCGCTGTAGTTAATCCGGCGTGGAAAAGATGCTTCACATTTGTGAAGAACATAAAACGCGTCTTCATTTCTGACCAGTGTACTCCGCTGGAGAACTCGACCCaccacatctgaagaagtggggggttGTGTACccacaaagcttatgcccaaataaatcggttagtctttaaggtgccactggactccaccttgtttttgtggatacagactaacaaggtacccctctgatactctaccCAAAACAGAgctgcacaccccccccccccagctttatGCCCCTAATAACTGGACTATCGGAAATCTGAGGGGAGAGATCATCTGCCTGGCTAAAGACAGTTTGTTGGTCTGGAAAGAAAACCAAAGCCAAAGCACGTTCCCTGCCCTGTGCCTGGttcctgctgtttccctgggcatGTGTCTGACTGTGGGCAGAGACCCAGGCGAGCCGGATAAGCGAAGGCAGCCGCGCGAGGGTGGCGGTGTTTTCCAGGTGCGCCTCGCACCAGCTCCGCAGGGGGTTATACAAGCCCATCCGCCGGGTGCCGGGAAGCTGGCCCCTCCCGGGAAGACACCTGCACTAGCTCAGGTCCCGGCCCTCCTGGAAGGAAGGGCGAGGAGGTGTCAGGCGCGCAGTGCGGCCCCTGGAATGAGCTCCGACTGGCTGGGGGAGCGAGGCAGGGACCCGGCATAAAAGGGCTGGAATGCGTTTCCTTAGGTGAATCGCTGGGGCTGGGTGCGCACGCGCAGTGCTCCGCCGCCGGgaggccagcccagcccagccaggtgTATCGCTGTGGCCCGGGCTTCACTTAACGAGGCAGCCGCTGGGGTCCCGCGCCCCCTTCGCAGCCCCCGCCGGGTGGCTAATGGCTCTGCTGGGGAGGCTCGACTGGCAAGTAGGTACCGTCCCGTTTGTCCCCGCGCCAGGCCCTGGGGGCCGATGGACCTTTCCCCACCCGGAGAGATGGGAGCGCAGCTGGCACGGGGCAAGCCCCCCCGGCCGGGGTCCGCCTGCCATGCTGCACCGCCGGGCTGCCTCGGGCAgggcttccccctctcctccaagtCGCAGGGATGCGCCCTTTCCCGGCGAGCAGATGGGACACGGGTCCCGAGCCTGCCTGGGTGGAagtgggaggctgtgaaaagccAGGGGACGCCAGAAGCAActactcccctcctcccccccctgcagCGCCACGGAGACCGGCTCATCTGGGGGCGTGGGGAGGGATGAGCGGCACCGCACGGATTTGATCCACTTTTGTGTTTCAAAGTGACACTAAAAGTCTCCAGTGGCCCGATCCTGAGCGGGCGCTCTAGAGAGACCTGCTGCGGAGCCACTTCCCAAGCGAAAACTCCAGCCCTGTCGGGGTGATCTTTATTTATTGCCAATACCGGGTTTGGTTGTTCGGGGGAGAGGTTAATTACAATCCCCGCTCTAAGTTATAGAGGGGGATGAAGGCGCTAAATAGAAAAGCCGAAGGCATTAAATATTAGTATAAACAGGGCTTTGTCTCTCACCCCGGCTTCAGACCTGGGTGAACATTACAATCGCTCCTTGGAAACTGCAtccacgtttaaaaaaaaataggaaaagctACTGTGTGCGCATTAGATGTCCCCGAAAACCTGCACCGCGCAGCCCTCACTGCACTGGCATCAGCGTGTCTATCCTATGTAAAAACAAGGGAATAAACGAGCCTAGCAGCTGGGAGCCATGAGCGCACCTTTGGCGTCTACTGTTTGTTGGCCTTTCTCTTCTTCGGCCCCTTGTTCCTTCGTGGAACTGTTCGCTCCACTAGCTAGAGCTAGATTGCTCTTGACATGATGAATGGAACTTTTTGTAAGTTACCAGCGAAATGTTTGAAATTGTCCAGTAACAGCTCCCTCCAGGCCAGCGGTGACTGGGTGTCATCTTCTACCTGTATGTTTTCAACTAGACGAGTGGAGAATGGATCCTATCTTTTGGTTATAAAATAGTCGTCTTGTGTAGGAGGGGTACAATATTTTTTTAGATAGATCGACACCCAAATCAGTTGCAGTTCAACAGAAATATGATCATGCTATTTGTGTTTAAAATGTGACGCTCCTTTATCAAGTTCGCAGGCTGTCATATTTCTAGGTGCCacatctgaatttaaaaaaatgtattttcccccTCCTGAATTGAACCGAAAAAGATCAGAATATtctacgtggtttttttttttttttttttttttttacttatttaaaGCATCCAATGATCCCTTTACAAGTAGCCTCGTATTAATAATAATTCAGGCTTCCGATTTTTATTCAGAAGAACGGGGGATGTTGTCGTGGTGTAACGAAAGGCCAtttaaagaaaagtaacagcaaaCCAAGCCCTGGTCTCATTTAAACCCCCGTGAAATTGTGTCGAGAAAAACGCAAAGGCTACAAAGAAGCAGGTGACACAAAAGAAGTCCGTCGCATGGActgttttaaaaccaaaaaagttGGTAGAGTGCGTGTCTGCTGTTTTTTCAAGCGAGGTTTGTTTTCGGGGGAGAATTCCAAATTCAAAGAGCCTGGCATAAGATCCGGTCTCCTAAAATGTTGGTTCTGGCTGTAGATATCGAGGCAGTTTTGGGGGCATTTGCAAGGTTGCGTTAAAGCCTTCCCTCCTGGGATGTCACTCTCTGATTAGATTTACTTATTACTTTTTGAAAgacacttttttttcttgttcagtTGAGTAACCGATATTTTCTTCTAATCCCCTTTTTAAAAAGACTCTgaaacgtgatttttttttttttttgcgtctTGGCTGTTAAGATAAAATTAAACTGTCTGGCCAGGACCTCCCGTGGACTTCAGGAAATCCCAAAGAGCGAGGACAGCCCACCTTCCCATTCAGAGCTGCGCCCAGTGAgcagatatttaatttttttagcgTAAAGGAATCATTTACCATCAAAATTACCAGCCCCCCTCCCGTCCCCAACTATAAGACTATTGGATCGCCCTGGAGGGATCAGATGAATTGACTCCAAACCTAAatgctttgaatttttttctctttttaggaTCCATCTTGTCCCTATAATACAAATGAGCTTTAAGCTCCCCCTGGCTTTTATTATTTAGATGCCTAGTCTTAATGACGCCAAGTGCCGCGCAAGCACACTCGTTATAATCGTCGCAAGCTGCATTTCAAAAGAAACAACCCTGGAAAAAAACAGCGtcgtttaaaataaataaataaagggccCCACCAAAAATGGTAATGCAGGTTCCCTGCTGCTGATGTGAATCAGCACCTGCGTGCCAGATAGACAGACGGATAACGCCTTCAACAGTTAGCTCGAGCATAATCGGCCTCTTCATCTTTATCTTCGGATTCTTCACTGggtcagttaaaaaaataaataaagctattAACGCACCTACATCTTAAAGCTGAGTTCCTATTCCAGGCCCTTAACGACACCTACCAAACGTATCGTTCTCCTGCGCCAGAGGTAGCACGTAGGTCGTACCGAGCATTGTTCGATGGGATTGTCTGGCTCTGCCAcgagaaacaaaaacatttgctTCTCTCATGCAAATGAGCAGCGATCCAGATGCACCTTAAGCACCCGCAGAAAGAGTTGCTTTAAAACAAATGTTCAGTTTGCCAGGCAAACATAACTGCATAGATCAGATCGGGTTGCAGATAGTTAGCAAGGCTATGTTTTAAACTTTTAGATTAAAGCTGGGATTGTTGTCTAAAAATCAACGAAGTGTGTCCCCTTTGTCACCTGGTCCCAAACCAGATCTTACATAATTCAAAAGGACAGGACAGATTGGATTTTCATGGGGGAAAAGTCATTAACATTTCGAACTAGGGGCATAATTCACGCCAGTTAGATTTGAAACGCTGAATGTGTCCTGCTTTACCTAAAAGTTATTTAGCCAACTGCAATAATAGTGTAGGGTAATTAACTAAATTATACCCTAAACATTGGCAAGTTGTAATCAGTAATTCAAACTCTTGACAATTATGCAAATTGACTTAATACTGGAGTTACTACTCTTGCTTTTGCAATAAagctttttgtttgctttgcaaAATGATTCATCTAAAATTAGGACTTTTTGGTAAATGTTTGGGCTTGAAATCAAGGCACCGCAAGATCTGGCttgtcaaaatgtttttgttttttacaccaAACCTTTGTTGCCTTGACGGACACTTATACAACATCCAGCTCTGTTCTATTCGGGGTGCCAGTCCATCCTTTGCCCTTACGCAGAAGATAGTGCCTAGCAGATGGGTATATTCTGGGGTGTGGGAGAATGAGGAGTTCGTATTGAGCATGGCAAAGGGGGTGTTTTTAATAATGTATTATTCTCAATCAATTTTACCTCTACTGCAGCCCGGGCCCACGCGAGCTTTGCATGGCCGGCGGGAGAGAATCCCTGTATGGGGCAAGAAAACAGTTTTAATAGGGAAGATACGTCTGGGAAGAGGGAACTGGAATGTTTAGAGCCATTTCTCCTCTTTTTATTATGGTGCTCATCATTCTAGGCTTTTAAAACCCCTCCCCACCACTCCTGCTCCAGCTCAGGTGCCCTCTGCCAGACCCTTTACAACAGGCAGGTTGGTCGGCGCTGCTATCTAGACGCTCGACCCGGGGTTTCCCAGTTCCAGTGAGCGCATCTTATGGCTTTGGGGCTGCGTACAGGACTTCTCCAGAGACATCCCGCCGTGTTCCTACCCAAGGGAAGAGGGGAGGCTCATGGATAAAAGCAGCGTTACATCCGCGCCTGCAATCTAGCTACAACGCGCCCTGGGCAGCTTCCCCAGCCATGCGCGCGTGTGTGCGCCCTGGGCAGCCTAGAGCTTCCCCCAGCCATTCGTGTGCGCCCTGGAGAAGATCCAATCCAGCCCAGAGCGCAGAGAAGGAGTGGCTCTGAGCTGCGGGCTGCCTCCTGAGTGGCTGGCTCTGAGCCGCCCATAATGAAAGCCCAGTCTCCCAATCCATCCCTGGGGAGGAGTTATGATAATACTATTGCCATTAAGGGCGTCTGGGCAGGGAAAAAACCTCAGTGACCATTAGAGGGAAGATTAGTCCTGCACCAATCTTCATGCCTGGCAACTAACAAAATCCACCCGGGGGAGCTGCTCTTCCCCAGCACCGACTTGGATATTTACTGCTTTTGGGGCTAGGGATCTTTTCTGatctactatatatatattttggacACTGGACGCCATGTTGTGGAAACTAGCAGATAATGTCAAATATGAAGAGGACTGTGAGGTGAGAGCTAATAGCACTAGGGGAGCGAGGAGGGAGAAGGGGCTTTGTGTGGGTGTCAGCACCTGGATATAACTAGGGGTCAATCCAGCAGTCTTGGCTTGGGCAAGAGATTCCCCTGGCTTCCAACGGGCatcaggactgcaggattgggctcttagGGGATCTTGTAACAGAAGCGGACTATCAGATCGGGGGATGTTCAGATTTTTTGCTTGCTATTAGATGATGCGCCGCAGATTATATAATCTCACTAAACGCCGATTCTCCTGCTGGGAGTTGCCCAGATGAATAGGGAGTGAGGTTAATGGGAATGATGTTCACCTTTAGGTTTTAAATCTGGTCTCTTACCTTGTTTTTCCCCCTGCCCCGCGTTTCTTTCCTCGCAGCATTGTAGCCCCGTCTAGCTGACCGCCAAACTTGTTAGGCCTCCTCATTGGGGTGTCTCTGGCTCTGAGATATTGCCAACCAAAAAcaatttctccccccaccccatccccgagAGAAACTCCTTTAGATCCTGCCAGTCCGGAGCGCCGTTTGGGAGCAGAGCAAAtaaccaagggggggggggggaagagatctgAGTTTTCTTCTTCCCACAACCAAACGGATGTGTTTAATCCGCTCCAGATTGTGCCTGCTCCCCAGATAAATCAGTGCACTAGTCCCACGGTAAGCGAAGTTCGgccatgtttgtgtgtgtgtgggtctgaGCGGCACTGCGCCCCCAGACGGGGGAGGTTTGGTGTAAAAGCAGAGCGCACACAGGAGCAGGGGGCGGCGGGTGCCCCAGCCTGTTGGACTGGTTCAGAGGGACCCGGGGTAGGACTGAACTGCGCTGGGGAGCCAGGTGGGAGCTGCCGCCAGGGAGGGATCTAAGGAGGAGAGGTCCGGACTGCGTGGCAGCCAGTGGGCGCCCTTGGCACGGAAACTATTTAGCTGCCAGCCTCAGCCGGGAGCGCCAGGGAGCCAGCGCCTGTCGCTGGCCCTTTACCCAGCGGTACAAACGACTCCCACTCGCCTGGGTAGGGGGggagatgggttttttttctcctcttccctcgGGCTCATCCCAGATCGGGGGCGGCGAGCAGCTCAccgggctgggggaaggggtgcattgggggtggggaagtgttTCCTTTTCAATCTTGATTCGAGACCTGCACGTTTCTCTCACGGGAGCCGAGCAGCTTGGAGAGGGATCCGCGGTAATTAGCAGATCAGAGCTCAGGTGCCTGCCCGCGCTGGCTTATTCCCACgtttccctccccagccctctttcCTTGTGAaacttcccccacccacctcctgctTTTTGATCTCTTTGAAAGCGGCAGCGTCTCCTCCTTTGCTCCATTGGTCATGGTCTGTATGTTTGGCTCCTGCAGATTAGCTGCAGTCCCCACTTCACGCTCCATTGGGACCCCATTGAGACACCCATTCTCCTCTTATTAACCAGCCCTGTTAGTTTAATGACCATGAAGCCAGAAGCTGCTAAATCCCGGGATCAATTCAATTGAGACATTTTAAGCTTTGATTGCTGAGCTTTTAAATCGGAGAATTTCAGCGGAGGCGGCTGGAGTAGTAGGATAGTCCTCTCAATGGCCAGGCAGCTATTGGGACTCCGAACTgaaccccctttccctcccccaccactgtgCTCGGTGCGCCTCAAAAGCAGAGCAGACATGGGCCGCGAGGTCTTTGGAGAGAAGGGAAATCAGCGAAGAGAGAGGCTTGAACTGGGTTCGCATTCGGTTTAGCCGCTGATTGCTGACGGGGTTCTTCAGCGCAGCCCCGGGGGTTTGCAGCTTGCCAGCGCGACTGTTTTAAACGAATGCCCAAGGTTTTGTGTTTACACTCGCCCACAACTGACCACTTACAGGGTATCTGAAACCCTCCCCCCCTAACTTCGAAGCCAGGGACCTGAAGCCAGGCTGGACAGGAGGCTAGGAAGGGCGCTTCGCCCCTCACCTCACCTTTCtcaactttaattaaaaaaaacctctctgcTACAGCAGCCACAATTCCTCACTTTATaacagtcacttttttttttacaggaaccccttcctcccccccccccccccgccgcgacGTGAGTCACTTTCTCTTAGGAAGCGAAGTTTATTTCTAATTCCCGGCTCTTCCTACTATTCCCACCTAGGCTGTGGGATGAGTTAATTGGGTTCCTAGACTAACTGCTGAACAAGGCTATTCCTAAACTAAACGTTGAGCTGCTTCGCTTTCTTTGCTCCCGCAAGAGGGTGACTCTAGCTCTGAGATTCCCCCTACAAAGGCGTGCAGGGTGCGTGACCTGGCCGTGCGGAGCGGGGCAGGCagctgtgtatggggggggggggaaatcctggcctcattccAGTCGCGGGGAGTTCCGCCGTTGACTGCCCCCTGGGGCCAGAATTTCCTGCATGTTCCCAAGTCAGGCGCGCCCCACGCGCTGCACCCAGAGCCGAGCGACGGGGAGCGGAGACCCCCTCCGGCTGTCAATGGACGGGCGCTGAGACTAATCTCCCCGCACTAACGGGCTTCTGTTCTGTTCCTTTGCTCTCCAGGACCGGCACGACGGGAGCAGCAATGGGAACCCCAGGCTCCCCCACCTCTCCGCCGTCAGCCAGCACTTGTACAGCCCGGCTCCCCAGCTCTCCCATTCCGGGACGTCCGACTTCCAGCCCccctacttcccgcccccctaCCAGCCTCTGCCTTACTCCCAGTCCAGCGATCCCTACTCCCACCTCGGGGACCCCTTCTCCATTAACCCGCTCCACCAACCTCCTCCCCCgccgcccagccagcagcaggccgCCTGGCCCAGCCGGCAAAGCCAGGATCCCTCCGGCCTGGTCCATCATGCCAGGCCTGGCCTGGTCCCTCATCTCTCGGCGCTGGAGAGCGGCtcggctgggggcaggagggaaaccTACAGGCGCTCGGAGCTCCTCCTGCCCCACGGACACGGGCTGGACGCTTCCACGCTCGCCGAGAACCTGGGGCTGCACGAGATGGCTCATCAGATGGACGAGGTGCCGGTAAGTCCCCTGGCAGGGCCTGCTCTGTCTGGGGTACTGGCTACACGCATCCCGATCCTAGTCAGAGCAGTGAGCTTGGAGCCAGCAGGGCTTGAGAGAGATCAATTTGTCAGCTGCATTAGAGACCCTGGTTCATTCCAGAGTGGGTGTGAAGGACACGGGGGATTTTAGCCCAatttgggggtggagtgggatggATGCGAGTAGAGAGGCCAGAAAGCATCATCCCTAGAGTCCAGGTGCCCTGCATGGTGGGGGCTTTGTAGCTGCTGCTAAGGGGAATGATCCCACTTTGCGGTTTAGCTTCGATGTTTTTCTTCCTGCAGGAAGAACtgacacccccttctccccccatcagTCAAAAGCTGGAATcagtgggtgcagggggtgggggatccaTAAAGAATCCAGGGTCACTTTCTCTAAAGGAACTGTACtttccccccccttctctctccagaATGTGGAAGATCAACACTTATTAATGCATGACCAGACAGTCATTAGAAAAGGTCAGTAGATGACATTCCTATTTACCTTTCCTTGTCCATAGCTGAAGTttaatttgtagatgatacattGGCAAGTTGATACATTATTTTGTTCCATTGCTTTAAGAGGATCTGTCTAAAGGCAAGAAGCCTGAACTTTATTGCACGATCGCTTTAACTATAGGGGAGCCTTGGTTTTTATATAGTGAACACGATCTTAGGTGATATTTAATGGTGGGGGTAGTTTGGAAACTGCGTTGCTTCCTTTGGTATGTTGAGTACAAAACAGCCTCGATTTGCAAACCTCCCATTTCGATGGGAAGCGAATTACCCTAAGTATCGGTGGCACCAGCAGACTGTCGCTGGCAACTGAATCTCTTTATTCTGGACTTTTGTGATACTAATAGCCGTAATAGCAAAACGATGCTGTTGTTTGCATTGCTTTCCGTCTTAACCAAAGAACAAATGCACTTATCCAGGACGGAATTTAAATGCAGATCTGGCATTTAATTTTATACCGACCCAAATTCCCCGTGTATACAATGACGCGGGGGCTGGTTTTGCTAGGAACGTGAGGCAGAGGTAAATTTGCTCTTTCGGTAATAGTACAATCTCTAAAGGAAGGGGCTTGGTTTAAAATCTAATGAGGAATTAGTTAAACTAGCAGAGAGCCATTTGTAATCAATGGTCCTATAAAGCGGTTAGACTTTATCTGGACTGAAATGGTTTTTAGCTGTTTAAACAAGCGTAAAACGCCTATCGACTCTCAGCTTCGTTTCCAATCTTGTTTTCCTGCTTGCAAACAAACTTGCGCTTTGTAAATCGGGCAAGTTTCTCCTAGAAACTGAAGTGGGACTTCAAATACGTATTTATTTGAGGAAAAGCAGAAGTGTTTGTCAGAAACTCTGCTGATTGCCGAATTAGCTCATGGGAGAACTATTCTGCTGTCAGATACACCACCCCAGAATCGTGCTTTCTAGTGAATAAGACCAGCCCttgctgtttaaccctttcttgcATTAGTTGCCAATAGCAATGATTCAGTCTGGCACCATTTCGTTGGTAGATTAATATGATAGGTTTACAAATGTGCTCGCACTGAGGTTTAATGTCCCTTTGGAAAGTATGTTGTCCCTACTCACGGTAACGATAACCGAAAGCAAGACTAATGGCGTTAACTGTTTTCAGCTGTAGATATTGGAATATGGGGCAGGAATATACTGGGATTAAATTCAAGGGAGAAAGGTAACTTCTCTGAACAGAAACTCTATATCTGGAGgcggaagatgaaattcaatactgcTTGGCACCCCCTAGCCCCCAACATATTTAATTGTTCCTGTTCTAAGGAGGACGGGAGACCTCTCCGTGCCTTTAGTTTGAACGAGTTTTTTTTATCAATAGCCGAAGGATACTAGTTTCTGCTCTGCCACTGCATAGGCTTTACAGCCCTGATGTTCATTTTTATAAGCCTGAATTTTCCAACTTCCAGGATATGATGTCACCGGTGCATGCTGAGTTTTGACTGAACGTTCAAAGGAAAATAAGTTATATTCTTAATTGAATGCAGCAACTTTTGAAATTTACTGTGacaacaaaaccagccccagtcCATTACTAGTCGTACTGCGGCTAACTGTGGCATTGTTAGACAAGTTACTCAGGACAAGATCCAGTGGTGGATGTTTAACACAAAACTATTTACTGTTTAGCTCCATTTAGACGTGTAATTTCctcttttatgtattttttttttaaatcaaataccTGCTTTTCCACCTGGCTCCCACAGGTCCCATTTCATTAACAAAAAACAGCTCGCTGAGTCTCCCCTGCCAGAAGGATGGATTAATTGGAGTGGTGATAAACCCCAATGAAGTGTTTTGCTCTGTTCCGGGGAGACTTTCTCTGCTGAGTTCCACATCTAAATATAAAGTGACAGTAGCAGAGGTTCAGAGAAGGCTCTCGCCTCCAGAATGTCTAAATGCCTCCTTGCTAGGAGGAGTTCTCCGAAGGTAGGTAggctgctctcctccctcctaCCCCCATGACTTTGGTAATCcagtcttttgttgttgttcctttTTGCAAGCGTTGTACAAAACTGAACCGAATAACTGGTGTCTAAAGCATTTTATGAGACTTAAAAAAATAACACTGAATTCTAATGGGCTTTGGAAATAAAACTCCTTTGCACCTCTGGCACTTCCCAAAGTGAAGTGCTATAACAGTTCTCACAACAAATTCTCATTCCCTGTTAAAATCTGATTCCATCGCTGGAACAGCACAAGGTGAATTTTCTTATTTCAGTGACAAATCATCTCCCTGTGGAAGTGTCTTGGTTACTATCTTGTGGTCTTGGTATTACTTATAAGACATTTTCCATCTTCTTATTTTTGCAAACCATTTAATTCATATTGTGTCCCATTATTATAGCTGctatatttttattatggtaTAAACTTAAAGGCAAAACCCATATTTGATTTGGTTTTGGTTTCTGACACGTGTTTTACACTGAGGGGTTTGTGGCAGAGCCTTAAAAAAGTAGGTCATTGAAAAACCGAGAACCTGCTTTTTATTCCCCTCCCTCCAACAGAACCTCATTAAATGTCAGTAACTCGATTTCCCATCTTTTAAAATAAGTATGTCCCCTTTAAACTAAATAAGgtcacatctctctccctctgtctaCTTACAGAGCCAAATCTAAAAATGGTGGCAGATCATTAAGGGAAAAACTGGATAAAATTGGCTTGAATCTTCCAGCTGGTAGAAGGAAAGCTGCAaatgtgacattattgacatctTTGGTGGAAGGtcagtcctgtgtgtgtgtgtgtgtgtggaaggggtgTTTTTgatgtgggtgtttttttttttttttttttaaattgataaaatgaCTTTTTCTGTATAAGGCTTATAAACTGTAATTCAAACACTGACAGAATGCTGATCCAGCCTAGAAAAACCGATAGACAGAACAGAgctgttttaaaaacaagttacaGACTGTGCTGCCTATTAGCCCTCCCAACGCTACTATAAATGTGATTATTTTTTGGTTTATCCCCTCCTCAACTCTAGTTGTTCATGCCATCCTTCAGATCAAATAGGGATCTCTGACTATTCTATTATGTTATGTTATTTTTCAACTTGATCATATCTGAACTGTAACTAGTGAGCTCAACTATTGCATTAACTTCAGTTGTCATTCACGGAAGCCATTCTGTGTAAACTAAGGAATTTTACATAGTTATTTCCATACTGTAGTGAAATTGACAGGTGTGAGAGTGACTCCTTTTATACCCAACAGTTCCAAAGTCCCCAGTGGGACCTAGCTTGTTTA
Protein-coding regions in this window:
- the TFAP2C gene encoding transcription factor AP-2 gamma isoform X2, with translation MALLGRLDWQDRHDGSSNGNPRLPHLSAVSQHLYSPAPQLSHSGTSDFQPPYFPPPYQPLPYSQSSDPYSHLGDPFSINPLHQPPPPPPSQQQAAWPSRQSQDPSGLVHHARPGLVPHLSALESGSAGGRRETYRRSELLLPHGHGLDASTLAENLGLHEMAHQMDEVPNVEDQHLLMHDQTVIRKGPISLTKNSSLSLPCQKDGLIGVVINPNEVFCSVPGRLSLLSSTSKYKVTVAEVQRRLSPPECLNASLLGGVLRRAKSKNGGRSLREKLDKIGLNLPAGRRKAANVTLLTSLVEGEAVHLARDFGYVCETEFPSKAVAEYLTRPHLGRNEMANRKNMLLAAKQICKEFTDLLTQDRTPLGNTRPSPILDPGIQGCLTHFSLITHGFGSAAICAAMTSVQNYLNEALKIADKTYMNTGDQSPAETNKNIDKMDKHRK
- the TFAP2C gene encoding transcription factor AP-2 gamma isoform X1; the encoded protein is MLWKLADNVKYEEDCEDRHDGSSNGNPRLPHLSAVSQHLYSPAPQLSHSGTSDFQPPYFPPPYQPLPYSQSSDPYSHLGDPFSINPLHQPPPPPPSQQQAAWPSRQSQDPSGLVHHARPGLVPHLSALESGSAGGRRETYRRSELLLPHGHGLDASTLAENLGLHEMAHQMDEVPNVEDQHLLMHDQTVIRKGPISLTKNSSLSLPCQKDGLIGVVINPNEVFCSVPGRLSLLSSTSKYKVTVAEVQRRLSPPECLNASLLGGVLRRAKSKNGGRSLREKLDKIGLNLPAGRRKAANVTLLTSLVEGEAVHLARDFGYVCETEFPSKAVAEYLTRPHLGRNEMANRKNMLLAAKQICKEFTDLLTQDRTPLGNTRPSPILDPGIQGCLTHFSLITHGFGSAAICAAMTSVQNYLNEALKIADKTYMNTGDQSPAETNKNIDKMDKHRK
- the TFAP2C gene encoding transcription factor AP-2 gamma isoform X3, which translates into the protein MDRHDGSSNGNPRLPHLSAVSQHLYSPAPQLSHSGTSDFQPPYFPPPYQPLPYSQSSDPYSHLGDPFSINPLHQPPPPPPSQQQAAWPSRQSQDPSGLVHHARPGLVPHLSALESGSAGGRRETYRRSELLLPHGHGLDASTLAENLGLHEMAHQMDEVPNVEDQHLLMHDQTVIRKGPISLTKNSSLSLPCQKDGLIGVVINPNEVFCSVPGRLSLLSSTSKYKVTVAEVQRRLSPPECLNASLLGGVLRRAKSKNGGRSLREKLDKIGLNLPAGRRKAANVTLLTSLVEGEAVHLARDFGYVCETEFPSKAVAEYLTRPHLGRNEMANRKNMLLAAKQICKEFTDLLTQDRTPLGNTRPSPILDPGIQGCLTHFSLITHGFGSAAICAAMTSVQNYLNEALKIADKTYMNTGDQSPAETNKNIDKMDKHRK